From one Mytilus edulis chromosome 1, xbMytEdul2.2, whole genome shotgun sequence genomic stretch:
- the LOC139523970 gene encoding uncharacterized protein, with protein MGVNLHESDLYDLKAYTDASDIGFGGFVVPAIDSNSDESVCDSSDVQMNSSLIMPRNSLHTVVGSWADHERIKSSTWRELEAVNRTVKNSLHLLKNQTLQINTDNKNVTSIVKNGSRKTDLQVLACELHTLCFENSFKITTQWIPRDQNKVADNLSRYSDCDDWGIITDVFNSLDNIWGIHTVDRFATDYNTKCV; from the coding sequence ATGGGTGTGAATCTGCATGAGTCAGATTTGTATGATCTTAAGGCTTATACGGATGCCTCAGATATTGGTTTTGGGGGATTTGTAGTCCCTGCTATTGATAGCAATAGTGATGAGTCGGTCTGTGACTCTAGCGATGTTCAGATGAACAGTAGTCTGATAATGCCCAGAAATAGTTTGCACACTGTAGTGGGTAGTTGGGCAGATCATGAGAGGATCAAGAGTTCTACATGGCGTGAACTCGAGGCAGTCAATAGAACAGTTAAAAATTCTCTGCACTTGCTTAAAAACCAGACATTACAAATTAATACAGATAATAAAAATGTTACTAGCATAGTTAAAAACGGGAGTAGGAAAACAGACCTTCAGGTTTTAGCATGTGAATTGCACACATTATGCTttgaaaatagttttaaaattacGACACAATGGATACCTAGAGACCAAAATAAAGTGGCAGACAATCTAAGTAGATACTCTGATTGTGATGACTGGGGTATCATTACTGACGTTTTTAATAGCTTAGATAATATATGGGGTATTCATACAGTGGACAGATTTGCCACAGACTATAACactaaatgtgtttaa